TGCATGAAATGGGTGTGGATCGCGCTGGGACTTCCGAAACGTTCTTTGGGAAGCGCTTTCCACTGACAGCCGGTTCTGAGCACGTACATGATGGCTTCAAAAATCTGCCGGGGGGGCATCGGCTTTCTTCCCCCGCCGATTTTGCGCTTGTAAGATTTTTGTGGATCCCGCTCGGGCGCCGGCACAAGGGGCTTAACCCTTTCCCAAAAGGCATCGGATACTTCCCACGACTGAATTTTTGTCATAGAGCCTCCATCGTAAAGGTTCAAGATGGCTGCCAGGATAGCAAAAGTCGTGAGAAAAGTACATTTTATTTACGGATAAGCACTAAGGCTATCACTTCTCCACGAATGGGGGGTCACATCATGTCCATCATCACTGTTTTCAACGGTACCTTTTGTCATGAAGCCGGTGTGTTGCAGGGTCTGCTCA
The nucleotide sequence above comes from Desulfatiglans anilini DSM 4660. Encoded proteins:
- a CDS encoding transposase — encoded protein: MTKIQSWEVSDAFWERVKPLVPAPERDPQKSYKRKIGGGRKPMPPRQIFEAIMYVLRTGCQWKALPKERFGSPSAIHTHFM